Part of the Musa acuminata AAA Group cultivar baxijiao chromosome BXJ2-7, Cavendish_Baxijiao_AAA, whole genome shotgun sequence genome is shown below.
ATTGGTGCAATGGGTCCATAAGAGTGTCAGTCGAAACAAACATTACTTCGGATCATGAGATTACCAaagtaaaatcatcaaaattggaTCTTTAATGAGCCTTACTGTCACCCAGGACCTCGAAGATCGAGAGAAAAGCTCGTAAATTAGTGTGGTCCGAGTACTGTACACCAAAGCAATGTCTTGTTCTACGGCTGGCCACTCGAAATTGACTTCTGACACAGGACAAATTTTGAGAAATAAAAATGTTTTGTCACCGAAAAGTAAGACACGATTCTAAACTTGCATTCTGATGTTAAGAATGTGAAAACATACGGAAGAACTTGGGAGATTTGAAACAAGGGTTGTTTTGTCAGGCCAAGTTTTCTTCGAAGACTGACCCTCAGAAGAGGGAGCTGCTTGAAGCATGAAATCCTATTAATTTTGTTCCTTAAGAACATGTGTTTGATTGTTTTTGAGCTGTAGATGGATGAAGTGACTTGTTTTGAGCCTGATATGTAAGCATTTTCTATGCAGTTCATGTACACCAATTCAATTTGCAGCCCATGAGGATTTTCTCTTAGTATTGTATATTTTAGAAATCATTAAAGTATCTTTTTGTGGATTTTGTAATGGATACTCAGTGAGAGACCAAAGTAAATAAACTCATTTAGTTGCATAAATAAATGAGACTATCTATAGTATTTATCATACTGATCCAAGATGATTTAATCATGTAGCCCAAAGTAAAATGTGACATCTAACTTATTCTTCACGTAGTAGCAAATATGTCAATAGACTAACTCACAGATGGCTAAATTTCGATTAGAAAGTAAAAAGATTGCTCGCTTAATTTTTATTCAGATAGAAATAGATCAAACTCTTCTCTTCTTTTGGGTTCTAACAATCgcctccctctctctttcttcgGTAGAACATTAGGAAACCTTGCATAGATGTTCTATATACAAACATTTTTCCATTAAACTCCCACCATTTCAATCTTATTATCATCCCCGTCCACCGTCGTCGCCACCTCAGGTCCAGTAGTACCAACTGGGGGATGGAGTTTGGTCGTAAGAGAAGAAGCTACTGCCGCATGGCTCGTCCCCGCCAAGAAGCTCTTCCGTCTTCATGACATGGTTCTGATGATTAAGTCCTCCAACTGTTTTCATCGTCCTCGAGTCCAGGTTCAGCAGAGGTGGCGGAGAATCCGGGAAGGACGAGGAGCTTCCATGTCCGATGCCTGCCGCTGGCAGGATGTTGGAGACCGACGCCGACGACGACCGCCCTCGGGGGCTGTCCTGGTCGTTCAGCAGGACGGCGCTCGAGTCGCTGTCCGAAGACCCGTCCTTGGCCAGCGGCTCCTCCGGGGCCGCGGCCTTTTCCTCGGCCTTGGAGGTCATCGCTTCCTCCTTGTCGGAGGCGGTCAACTTGGTCTTCAGCTCCTTGATCTGCGCCACCATCAACATCATCAGAGAATTCAACCGATCGTTAGTTTGCTTGTAAGTGCTTAAAGATCCTCTGATCGGCCAGCTCACCTCTGCAATCAAGGACTCGTTGTCACGGCGGAGGGCGTCGTAGTCGAGGCGGAGCGCGTCGTAGCTGGCCTTGAGGGCGGCGTAGTCGTGCTCCAGCTGCTTGGTTTTCCACCGGGCGCGGCGGTTCTGGAACCAGACGGCGACCTGCCGGGGCTGGAGCACGAGCTCCTGCGCCAACCTCACCTTCCGCTCCGGCTCCAATTTGTTGTCCACCTCAAAGTTCTTCTCCAGCGCTCTCACCTGCTCTACGCTCAGCCGGCGCTTCTTTGCCCCCCGCGCCCCGCCGTTGCACATCTCCTCCTGCTCCACGCCGTCGTCGTCCTCCAGCCCGTCCATGAACGACTGGAACATGCCCCGCTCTTCTCCTAGATCAATtccacatcagaaacaagaaaacCAAGATGAACTTACATCTACAAGCAAGCACGCTTCCAGGTCCCACAACAAAGAATTGCGATCAGAAGAAACATGTCAAGTACCAGCGGGCATCGACGGATGATCCGAGTAACTGAGCGACCTCTTCATACTCGCTCACCGGTTGACGGTTCACACGAAATTCTAGTCCTCAAGAAGC
Proteins encoded:
- the LOC135583419 gene encoding homeobox-leucine zipper protein HOX4-like isoform X2, producing MKRSLSYSDHPSMPAERGMFQSFMDGLEDDDGVEQEEMCNGGARGAKKRRLSVEQVRALEKNFEVDNKLEPERKVRLAQELVLQPRQVAVWFQNRRARWKTKQLEHDYAALKASYDALRLDYDALRRDNESLIAEIKELKTKLTASDKEEAMTSKAEEKAAAPEEPLAKDGSSDSDSSAVLLNDQDSPRGRSSSASVSNILPAAGIGHGSSSSFPDSPPPLLNLDSRTMKTVGGLNHQNHVMKTEELLGGDEPCGSSFFSYDQTPSPSWYYWT
- the LOC135583419 gene encoding homeobox-leucine zipper protein HOX4-like isoform X1, whose product is MKRSLSYSDHPSMPAGEERGMFQSFMDGLEDDDGVEQEEMCNGGARGAKKRRLSVEQVRALEKNFEVDNKLEPERKVRLAQELVLQPRQVAVWFQNRRARWKTKQLEHDYAALKASYDALRLDYDALRRDNESLIAEIKELKTKLTASDKEEAMTSKAEEKAAAPEEPLAKDGSSDSDSSAVLLNDQDSPRGRSSSASVSNILPAAGIGHGSSSSFPDSPPPLLNLDSRTMKTVGGLNHQNHVMKTEELLGGDEPCGSSFFSYDQTPSPSWYYWT